GCTGGAAATTGACGCGGGCACCGGATAGTGTTTCGACCGCCCGGGCAATGAGCCTGGGTTATAAAACCCGTAACTTTCCGGATTTAATAATCACCCACCTTCGTCCTACCTGGAGCGGAAGCGGTTTCTGGTATGGATTTATCGATATCGGTAAAAGCCGGTATTACTTAGGATACGATCCGATCTTTATTCTTTTTGCCTCATTGAAGTATACATTTGATTATCCCCATATCGGAACCATCCCATTTTTGTTCGGGTATTTTAGCGATTTTATAAAATATAAGAAACGGATTGAAGACAAAACGGTCGTTGACTTCTTTAAAAAACGCCTGACCAGCAAGTTGAATGCCTGGTTGAGAAGAAAACTCAATAGAAAGGAATGGAGAATTTGAATATTGTCTTTGCGGCGGATTACATCGCTCCGAGTCCGGGTGCATTCATCCGGAGCCTTGAATTACTATCGGATGCCATAAAAAAGAACGGCGGAAGGGTAGCTTATTTATTCAGCGTGGAGCGCGATTATCTGAAACGACTAAAAAAGTACGGAAATGTATATCTCTGTGATAAAACTGCCAATAAGTTGTTCAGCATCTCCTCGCTTATAAATATGGCACATGCCCTGAGGGAAATCAGGGGACAGGTGGTCCATATTCAGTTTTTGGGGCTGGCATATCTTTTATCGGCGGTGATACTTAAATTTTTTTACCATCATAAAATTATAGTCCATTATCGTAATCCGCCGGTTAGTCTATTAAAAGGATCGAAGCTCCGCCATCGGTTCAGTCCCTTATTTTATCATCTCCTAAATCTTTTCTTTATCGACGCAAATGTGGTCATCAGCGAATCCATAAAAAAAATGCTCGTGGAAAGAAATTTTGCCCGGCCACACAAAATCGCGGTGATATATAATGGCATCGATCCGGAGGTGATAAAAAATGACTCCGTAAAAGCAGAAAGGATCCTGGAAGAAAAATTAGGGATAGAACTATCCGGTCGCTTTGTGGTGGGTATGATAGCAAATTTTTCACCCCAGAAAGACCATGCGACCGTCATCAATGCTGCATCAATCCTCACTAAGAAGTTCCCTGATATTTTTTTCATCTTTGTCGGTTCGGAAAAGATTGTCGAGGGCAAAGGATATATGGAGAAGGCAAAATCTTATGTCGCCGACAAGAATTTAAAGAATTATATTTATTTTGCGGGTGAAATGAATAATGTTTATGAAATAATCCCGCGCTTTGATATTGGACTTTTGATTTCAAATTTTGAGGGATTCGGTAATGCCCTGATCGAATATGCCCTCGCTGGCAAGCCGGCCATAGGTACCGCCGTCGGGGGGATAAAGGAGATCATCATCGACGGTGAGAATGGTTTTTTAATTCCGCCCGGTGATCATCAGAAACTTGCCGAGAAGATCGAACTGTTTATAACCAATGCCCGATTGAAAGAGGAAATGGGTCTTACCGCCCGGAAGATAGCGCTGGAGAGATTCTCTCTCGATACCTGGGTTAAAAATATCCTCTCCCTTTATGCACGGGTTTTAAACACTGAGTGAATGTAGTATTTGCTGCTGATTATATAGCTCCGAGCCCGGGTGCATTCATCGCGAGTTTAAAATACTTGGGCAAACACTTGGTCAACGAAGGTAACCGAGTTGCCTTTCTTTTCAGCGAACCCCGCAGTTATTTAAAGCAACTGAGAAGGTATGGTCCGGTTTATCTGTGTAAAAAAACGGCGAATCGTAAATTTAGCATGGATGCGCTCATGAAAATGAAGCAGGCAGTAATGGAAATCAGGGCAGATATTGTCCATATCCAGTTTGTGGGTCTTGCTTACCTGCTGGCAGCGATAATTCTCAAGCCCTTCTTCCGTTACCGACTGATAGTCCACTGGCGGTGTATCCCGGAGGGAGCGATAAGAAATGATCTCTACCATAACTTCACGCCGTTTTTGTATAAAATTTTCAGCGCCATTTTTATTGATGCCCATATCGCAATCAGCGAAACAATAAAAGAAATTTTGATCCGGAAGAATTTTGCATCCCCGGCTCAGGTTCAGGTTATATACAATGGTGTCGATCCGGCTGAATTCTCAAATTCCAATGAGGGGAAAGCACAGGTTCTGATTGAACAATTAACCGGCAAAAGATTATCTTCCCGATTTGTTGTGGGTATGATCGCTGATTACTCAGTGGAAAAAGATCACGAGACCTTTATAAAGGCAGCCGATTCGGTGCGAAAAAAGCATCCTAATGCAATCTTTCTCATCATCGGTTCGGAAAGGAAATATTTTGGGATTGGTATGAAGGAAAGATTAGTGAAAATGATCGAATCCTGTGATCTCCAGGAAAATGTAATCCTTCTGGATAACCTTCCCTACGCCACCAGAGTAATCCCCAGTTTTGATGTCGGAGTATTATGTTCACACTATGAAGGCTTCGGGAATGTTCTGGTTGAATATATGATGGCGGGTAAACCGGTGATCGGAACCCACGCCGGAGGTATCGCCGAGATAATCGAGGATGGGGTTACTGGCTTTTTAATCGCCCCGCGCGATTATGAGGGGCTTGCGGAGAAAATAATATACCTCTTAGGGGATTCTGAATTGAGGGAGAGAATGGGGAAGAATGCCCAAAGGGTAGCAGAGGCAAGGTTTTCGCTATCGCAGTGGGCGGAGAAGATACGCGCCCTTTATCGCTCTCTTTTGATTTAGTGCAATGGAGTTGCGCGGCATGCTAATTTATTGTGGCAAGTCGATTGATAGGAGCAAATTGAATCCTTCGGTTGAGAAAGAAGCCCCTTACCTTGAACGGTACTTTTCTGTCTTTGTTTCCGGGCGGGAAGATATACGCGTGCTTGAGAATTCAAACGCTGCGCTCATCCTCAGCACCGGTCATATCGTAAAAATCAAGAGAGACCTGCTTTCATCGTTGTCCGGTTCGGAGATCAAACATCTTTTGAATGAGTTGGCAGGATATTTTTCCCTTTTTATCTGGAATAAAAACCATAAACGGGCAATGATTGCCAGTGATAAATTGGGGTTGAATCCGCTGTATTACACAGTTACCCCCGATAATGCATTGATATTTTCAACCGCACTCGAAAATTTTTTGGCTTTGCCTGATTTCCCCATTAGCCTCGATAAGACTGCCCTCAGGCAATTTGCGGATTTCAATTATCTGCTGGGGGAGAGGACTTTTATTAAAAATGTCTTCCGTTTCCGACCGGGCACCCTGATGGTCTGGGATGAAAAAGAATTGAGAAAAGAGAACTACTGGGATGCCGCGGAGTTTTTTTCGGGAACGATGCTTACCGAGAAAGAATTCTTTAATAAATTCCCGGTGGTGATGCGGGAAGTGATAGGAGAATGGGTTGAAGGTAAGAAGAGAGTCGGGATACTCCTTTCCGGGGGCTATGACTCGAGGGCAATCCTCGCCTGCCTTTATGATCTGGGGGTTCAGGGGTATGCTTATACCTGGGACAATCCAGCAATCGAGGAGACCGATATTGTCCGAAGACTCGCCCGTGCGGCTGGTTTCAAATTGAGATTTTTGCCCTTTTATCCTCAAGAAAGGGATACGGCAGATCTCATCGCTGAAGTAGGAAGATTGACCGATTTTGCTTTCCCCTTTTTCCACATCGGCCGTTATAATGCGATAAAACAGATTGCGGATGAGGTGGACATAATCTTCTCCGGTCAGGGTGAATTGATAAGGATTACCCCGGTGCCCAATGATTACATATCCCCTGTGACCCTGAGTCATATCTATGGTAAAGGAGATGATCATGTCCAGCACTTTTTTAATATTGATACTACGGATAAAATTTTCGATGATTTTCCCTATCAACACTTTAAACCGGTTGAGCAGTTGACCTGTTTTTTATTGTATAATGCCTATCGCGATGACTATGGCATACTCAATTACGGCGAGAGCCAGATAATTCCTGTGGCAATGCCATATTTCGATGGTCGAATAATTGAATTATTACTGAAGAGCCCGTTTTCAATCGCGCGACTGAATTCCTGGAAAAGGAATTTCCTCTTTACCTTAAAAAGTCGTAAGATTTATTATCATATCGTCAAACAGATGGCGCCGCATCTACTCGACATTCCCCTTGACCGCGGTTATCCCCAGAAATTTGACCGTAGCTACCTGAATTCAATCTTTAGTAATCTCGGAATTCTAAAAATTGCTGTAAATCCCAGACGAAACCGGAAAGAGACTCCTCCCTGGATGAAATATGTTTATAGCCTATTATCAGAAAACCGGACACTGGAGAGGGATTTTTACAATCGCGAAAAAATCAAAAAGTCTTTAAAAAAATTCCCCTGCTGGTCACCGGTGGAAAGTTATGAATTGGAAAAGGTGGCAAGATTTGAACTCTTCTACCGCCATTTTTTGGACCGGATTGGAACACGATGAGAAAAAAGCCAAAAGTTTGTTTAATTCGGCAATACTATTTTCCTCAAGAGGTCCACCTGCGCCGTGATGTAAAGGCATTGATGGAAGGTGGTTTTGAAGTTGATGTAATATGTGCCCGTGATAGCGGTGAGAAATTATTCGAAAACTGGAATGGCGTAAATATCTACCGGATACCGATATGCCATCGCCGGAAGGGAATGTTGAGATATATCTATGAATATCTCTACTTCTTTATCCACGCAACCGTCCTCCTCACCCGTTTATTCTTTCGCAAAAGATATGAATGCATTGAGGTTGATACGATGCCTGATTTTCTGGTATTTGCTGCCTTCGTTCCTAAGTTATTCAGACGGAAGATCATCCTTTATCTTTTTGAAAATATGCCGATGCTTTTTGCTGATAAATACAAACTTGGACCCGGGCACCCGCTGATACGATTTCTAAAAATGATTGAATTGATGAGTGTCAAGTTTGCCGACCAGTTGATTATCACACATAAAAGAAGGGAGAAGATTTTTAAAAAGAGCATCATAATATTAAATGTGCCGGATGAAGAAATGTTTCTATCGGGAGTCAGTGTAATGAGCGATCAAATGATTCACCGGAGCGATTTATATAACGCAAAAGAGGTGGTAAATATCGTCACCCATTCAACCCTTACCGAGATCTATGGGATTCAGAATCTTCTGAGGGCCATCGCTTGCTTAAAGGATAATTATCCCAGAATAAGGTGTGAGATAATCGGGACGGGTGAGTATCAAAGGGATTTAATAGAACTTGCCCAATCATTATGCCTTGATAATTGTGTTCAGTTTAAAGGTTTCATTCCTTTTGAAAAGATTGCGGGTGCCTTATGCGCTGCAGACATTGGTGTCGTCTCGGTATTGTGTGATTATCTTTTGCCCAACAAATTATTTGAATACATAGCCCTGGGCATTCCCGTGATATGTAGTGCAGTAAAGGCGATTAGAGATTTTTTTGATGAGGATGAATTATGTTTTTATAATCCCCATGATTTTCGTGACCTTGCGCGGCAGATTGAATGGGTGATGTTTCACTATGATCTTGCCCGGGAGAGGATAAATAAGGCGTATCTCAAGTATTCCAATGAGTATTGCTGGGTTAAACTCAAAGATATCTATATCAATTGCCACCATCAAAAATTCGGGAGGTAATTATGAATCTAACTGGCTTCTTGCAATGGGGGATAGGTTTTATTATCGTGCTATATTTATTGGTTATCCTCATCCGGAGATGGAATGAATTACCTTTGATTCTGCTGCCCCTGGTCTGGTATTTACCGGAACAGACTTCGGAAGGTAGACTATTAGAGGACTATATGTTTATAAGATGGTTTACCATCGTCTTAATCCCGGTAATCATTCTTATTGAAATACTGAGACGCCGGCATCTTTTTAAAACCATTGTCTTAGGAAAAATTTTGCTGGTAATCCTAATCTATGTCTTTTTCTCGGTCTTTTCGGCGATGTATAACAACATTTCTTGGATTGAGACTCTTGGTTATCTTGCGGTTTACTTACGCTATCCTCTTTTCTTTATTCTTCTGATCAACATTGATTGGGAGGAAAAGACAACTCAGAAATTTGTAATTCTATTTTTGGTTTTAATATTCCTGCAATTCCCCGAAGTTCTCTACCGACATTATGTTTTGGGCATAACCGGAGATGATATCTCCTGGTCGTTAGGAGCCTGGGGCACGACGAATCTTGGAATTTATAGTATCTATGCATCATGTATCATTATTGCCCAGGGGTTACACACCGGTTTTACCGTATGGCATATAATTGGCATTGCCATATTTTTTCTGTTTGCATTGTATGGTGAGATAAAATCAATCGTCATCTGGCTTCCTCTGACTATTTTAGTAACATTTTATTTTTACCCCTTTAAGACCCGGTTGAAAAAATATTCAGTAATATTCAGCGCTCTTATTCTCGGAATCATTTTTTTTCAAATATTTTATAAAAACTGGCAAAAACTGCATGGGCGGAACATTGCAACTATTCTGCAAACGACATATCTTACACTC
The candidate division WOR-3 bacterium DNA segment above includes these coding regions:
- a CDS encoding glycosyltransferase family 4 protein, producing MNIVFAADYIAPSPGAFIRSLELLSDAIKKNGGRVAYLFSVERDYLKRLKKYGNVYLCDKTANKLFSISSLINMAHALREIRGQVVHIQFLGLAYLLSAVILKFFYHHKIIVHYRNPPVSLLKGSKLRHRFSPLFYHLLNLFFIDANVVISESIKKMLVERNFARPHKIAVIYNGIDPEVIKNDSVKAERILEEKLGIELSGRFVVGMIANFSPQKDHATVINAASILTKKFPDIFFIFVGSEKIVEGKGYMEKAKSYVADKNLKNYIYFAGEMNNVYEIIPRFDIGLLISNFEGFGNALIEYALAGKPAIGTAVGGIKEIIIDGENGFLIPPGDHQKLAEKIELFITNARLKEEMGLTARKIALERFSLDTWVKNILSLYARVLNTE
- a CDS encoding glycosyltransferase family 4 protein — protein: MNVVFAADYIAPSPGAFIASLKYLGKHLVNEGNRVAFLFSEPRSYLKQLRRYGPVYLCKKTANRKFSMDALMKMKQAVMEIRADIVHIQFVGLAYLLAAIILKPFFRYRLIVHWRCIPEGAIRNDLYHNFTPFLYKIFSAIFIDAHIAISETIKEILIRKNFASPAQVQVIYNGVDPAEFSNSNEGKAQVLIEQLTGKRLSSRFVVGMIADYSVEKDHETFIKAADSVRKKHPNAIFLIIGSERKYFGIGMKERLVKMIESCDLQENVILLDNLPYATRVIPSFDVGVLCSHYEGFGNVLVEYMMAGKPVIGTHAGGIAEIIEDGVTGFLIAPRDYEGLAEKIIYLLGDSELRERMGKNAQRVAEARFSLSQWAEKIRALYRSLLI
- a CDS encoding asparagine synthase-related protein — encoded protein: MNPSVEKEAPYLERYFSVFVSGREDIRVLENSNAALILSTGHIVKIKRDLLSSLSGSEIKHLLNELAGYFSLFIWNKNHKRAMIASDKLGLNPLYYTVTPDNALIFSTALENFLALPDFPISLDKTALRQFADFNYLLGERTFIKNVFRFRPGTLMVWDEKELRKENYWDAAEFFSGTMLTEKEFFNKFPVVMREVIGEWVEGKKRVGILLSGGYDSRAILACLYDLGVQGYAYTWDNPAIEETDIVRRLARAAGFKLRFLPFYPQERDTADLIAEVGRLTDFAFPFFHIGRYNAIKQIADEVDIIFSGQGELIRITPVPNDYISPVTLSHIYGKGDDHVQHFFNIDTTDKIFDDFPYQHFKPVEQLTCFLLYNAYRDDYGILNYGESQIIPVAMPYFDGRIIELLLKSPFSIARLNSWKRNFLFTLKSRKIYYHIVKQMAPHLLDIPLDRGYPQKFDRSYLNSIFSNLGILKIAVNPRRNRKETPPWMKYVYSLLSENRTLERDFYNREKIKKSLKKFPCWSPVESYELEKVARFELFYRHFLDRIGTR
- a CDS encoding glycosyltransferase — its product is MRKKPKVCLIRQYYFPQEVHLRRDVKALMEGGFEVDVICARDSGEKLFENWNGVNIYRIPICHRRKGMLRYIYEYLYFFIHATVLLTRLFFRKRYECIEVDTMPDFLVFAAFVPKLFRRKIILYLFENMPMLFADKYKLGPGHPLIRFLKMIELMSVKFADQLIITHKRREKIFKKSIIILNVPDEEMFLSGVSVMSDQMIHRSDLYNAKEVVNIVTHSTLTEIYGIQNLLRAIACLKDNYPRIRCEIIGTGEYQRDLIELAQSLCLDNCVQFKGFIPFEKIAGALCAADIGVVSVLCDYLLPNKLFEYIALGIPVICSAVKAIRDFFDEDELCFYNPHDFRDLARQIEWVMFHYDLARERINKAYLKYSNEYCWVKLKDIYINCHHQKFGR